The following coding sequences lie in one Candidatus Eisenbacteria bacterium genomic window:
- a CDS encoding LLM class flavin-dependent oxidoreductase: MLRSRLRFGIFAAPFHSTDENPTISLQRDRELIQWLDELGYDEAWIGEHHSAGYEIIASPELFIADVAARTQRIKLGTGVVSLPYHQPLMVADRMTQLDHLTRGRTIFGVGPGLLPSDAMMLGIDPRNQRDMMTESLEVIIRLLRGEVVTKKTSWFELREAKLQLAPYTRPHLEIAVAASVSPSGPRTVGRWGISMLSPAATSTGGFNALAHHWGLVEETAREHGTTVSRSGWRVAGPVHIAESREQARKDVRFGLPAWLYYFQKVVALPGVPETGDMDYCLDAMVDAGFVVCGTPDDLSAQIGRLEEQTGGFGAFLVTAHDWANREATHRSYDLIARHVMPRFQDANAWTKRSMHWVQENRTPFLAAATQGIVEAIQKDAERHAKAAS; the protein is encoded by the coding sequence ATGCTGCGATCCCGTCTCCGCTTCGGCATCTTTGCCGCCCCTTTCCACTCGACCGACGAGAACCCCACCATCTCGCTGCAGCGGGATCGCGAGCTCATCCAATGGCTCGATGAGCTCGGCTACGACGAAGCCTGGATCGGCGAGCATCACTCGGCCGGCTACGAGATCATCGCCTCGCCCGAGCTCTTCATCGCCGACGTCGCGGCGCGCACGCAGCGGATCAAGCTCGGTACGGGCGTCGTCTCGCTCCCCTACCACCAGCCGCTCATGGTGGCCGACCGCATGACGCAGCTGGATCACCTGACGCGCGGCCGGACGATCTTCGGCGTCGGGCCAGGGCTCCTTCCGTCGGACGCGATGATGCTCGGCATCGACCCGCGCAACCAGCGCGACATGATGACCGAGTCGCTCGAGGTGATCATCCGCCTGCTGCGCGGCGAGGTGGTGACCAAGAAGACGTCGTGGTTCGAGCTGCGCGAGGCGAAGCTGCAGCTCGCCCCGTACACGCGGCCGCACCTCGAGATCGCCGTGGCGGCATCGGTGTCGCCTTCCGGGCCTCGGACAGTCGGACGCTGGGGCATCTCGATGCTGTCGCCGGCGGCGACGTCGACCGGCGGCTTCAACGCGCTCGCGCACCACTGGGGTCTCGTCGAGGAGACCGCGCGCGAGCACGGGACGACGGTGTCGCGCTCGGGTTGGCGCGTCGCGGGTCCCGTCCACATCGCGGAGTCGCGCGAGCAGGCGCGCAAGGACGTGCGGTTCGGCCTTCCCGCCTGGCTCTACTACTTCCAGAAGGTCGTCGCCCTCCCCGGCGTCCCGGAGACGGGCGACATGGACTACTGCCTCGACGCGATGGTCGACGCGGGCTTCGTCGTCTGTGGCACCCCGGACGACCTCTCCGCGCAGATCGGACGGCTCGAGGAGCAGACCGGCGGCTTCGGCGCCTTCCTCGTCACGGCGCACGACTGGGCGAACCGCGAGGCGACGCACCGGAGCTACGACCTGATCGCGCGCCACGTGATGCCGCGCTTCCAGGACGCCAACGCGTGGACCAAGCGCTCGATGCACTGGGTGCAGGAGAACCGCACACCGTTCCTCGCGGCGGCGACCCAGGGTATCGTGGAGGCGATCCAGAAGGACGCGGAGCGGCACGCGAAGGCCGCGAGCTGA